One Portunus trituberculatus isolate SZX2019 chromosome 7, ASM1759143v1, whole genome shotgun sequence genomic window carries:
- the LOC123519874 gene encoding mitotic apparatus protein p62-like isoform X1: MAGRGAVLLLLMVLATTLTEDSAGQDLTAAEDGLMDLLEAEGVAESWEARGKGPDFPEEVEAKLKKEEGKDKKRKVKKVGKKEEENEKRKKVKKEGKRGEEENEEKRRRRKKKKAKVGKVCPGGRCVDSSERCGDGRAVRTASCKSGVCCVTASKKQEDEPEDRHRRNAELDSNSVGEEEEEEEEEEEEEEEGIEGRDEYEEYLADEEYLADEEYYYFTDNGERKYHECRSRGPCKKVWGKCMPKRIGCPKGQTMLVNSKQLKYCSKNKCVCCTDEKPQPECVSKKCAKRKGFCTTDKKECPGEIKVSKKFCSGTNCVCCLPSKSCKINSKCEDLGGTCVDIKLGACKTQPLVGKEYCKGGKKCGCCVPEEGDVWVYGWVYVWVYGWVYVWVYVSLIHFIYQFFLQVLFFFFFLFLI, encoded by the exons ATGGCAGGCCGAGGAGCTGTTCTTCTACTCCTGATGGTGTTGGCGACGACCCTGACGGAGGACTCGGCGGGGCAAGATCTAACTGCCGCTGAGGATGGACTGATGGACCTACTGGAGGCTGAGGGCGTGGCGGAGTCGTGGGAGGCGAGAGGAAAGGGTCCAGATTTTCCTGAAGAAGTGGAGGCGaaactgaagaaggaagagggaaaggataagaagaggaaggtaaagaaggtagggaagaaagaagaggagaatgaaaagaggaagaaggtgaagaaggaagggaagagaggagaagaggagaatgaagagaagaggaggaggaggaagaagaagaaggctaaggtcggaaag GTGTGTCcaggaggcaggtgtgtggacTCATCGGAGCGGTGCGGGGACGGTAGAGCGGTGCGGACTGCCTCTTGCAAGTCAGGTGTTTGTTGTGTGACAG catcgaaaaagcaggaagatgaACCAGAAGACAGACATAGGAGGA atgcCGAGCTGGATTCAAACAGCGtcggtgaagaagaagaagaagaagaagaagaagaagaagaagaagaagaaggaatagaaggaagagatgaatatGAAGAGTATTTGGCAGATGAAGAATATCTGGCAGACGAAGAATATTATTACTTCACagacaatggagagagaaaatatcatg agTGCAGATCTCGTGGGCCCTGCAAGAAGGTTTGGGGGAAGTGCATGCCCAAGAGGATCGGATGCCCCAAAGGCCAGACAATGCTGGTTAATAGTAAGCAGCTCAAATACTGCAGcaaaaacaagtgtgtgtgcTGTACTGACGAGAAGCCACAGCCAG aaTGTGTCTCCAAGAAGTGTGCCAAGAGGAAAGGGTTTTGCACCACGGACAAGAAGGAGTGTCCAGGCGAGATCAAAGTCAGCAAGAAATTCTGCAGCGGCACCAACTGTGTGTGCTGTCTGC CCAGCAAATCATGCAAGATAAACTCAAAATGTGAGGACCTTGGCGGGACGTGTGTGGATATCAAACTCGGCGCCTGTAAAACCCAACCCCTCGTAGGGAAGGAATACTGCAAGGGCGGGAAGAAATGTGGATGTTGCGTCCCTGAAGAAGGTGATGTGTGGGTGTAtgggtgggtgtatgtgtgggtgtatgggtgggtgtatgtgtgggtgtatgtgtctcttattcattttatttatcaattttttttacaagtacttttttttttttttttcttgttcctaatTTGA
- the LOC123519887 gene encoding uncharacterized protein LOC123519887 isoform X1: MNSKFEVCSSSNHNNNNNNNNNSNGLSSKKIRVTTGCLKTTTTTTTTTTAATTATATTTAITITATRIVIKSKAGSFINTINPTTTTTATTTTTAAATPPPPPPPPQANTATTTTTTAIATTTTTATAATTTTTTAAASAEKTSDLASNGSVSQWSVGGVGEQYPQGYFPQYQYPQQAVYPDQSFYHHHQVYQQSYYFQPHHQQHHLHQHHHHHHHHQQYSGQVAHGGGQQVQQSSLGPEQQQAHQHQAQQQQAHQQQDQAQQQQQQHQQQGAEGGQCWECSAVLQDAALLRNHVALFHPYAQVFSCSLCPHVFPSHTQLAHHYTASHLVGELVSSPEGSSSQRQAAPDVKGETEAPPHLKPKKTPARKRPKARPGPAAGSEAPRQGAEGERCCVPCLVSSFPSQAEFEAHHVSHVRERSVRVRLKPLTRYQLRKAKVKVESRKKNSSLKLKLKISKVGRGRGRKRREVKILSEEGMSDTPNSFQDQEGLEAEPQEESEGREEGGAAAAAATAAEWEESGGDSEEQEASRSSAEPQESEERLEQDSLPGHDELGVVKEQDGQQEDLHYPQQEQDYHQQEQDYQQEDQEYQQQQQEQEQEQEQEQEQEQEQDYQQNYPQDLSEHSEPPEQDKEEEGYREGGEGGEQSDGSNSGFNPEFGEQELQYGEAEGGDAQQAYQPQFESYPTASWFTDYESGPRIAAAMAGATATENASDGGAWAGGAEGAANPSYSGGSSPQDKGSSGGPVNGGTSEGDGEDGLFSQAVLGQESPEKSDRQGSFEQLCLNDSFSGQGEGEGDEDPQQQQQQQQQDQLSSSHEQQQQGAGVASDLLSELEYLNNSGQAQGDLQPGSQPGSQSGQIDGSPHSGGPSPHSGGPSPHSAGPGTPSHLSSRGSNSGTPTSSGGHPTPPPSDTSFRALATSPITSPTQQPTSPSLHKGATPPVTSPLQQIHSPQQAGEQQQQQQQQQQQAGSVPRLTIANNLMASTTSAISSHLLASTTTTSQAGVGMMGRYGQQWSQAAGYTGAAGYPGLPGTTIASTNMPGPLRAPLPPNVGMQYRPSPPPRVRGRPPLIGHVGRPPLHQAAHLQPTRGPGRPPASSILPPPLMPAPGGRGGMMPPLQRMHQPMYPGQRPAAPQQQSAAGKRQMLGAAGHSPSKTARREDINVPSRQKDNECQIIAVANRSDGLPVISNVQGGSAAPAPQRGSGSGSVPATTESTINLSDSITLSVRASAGGKDGGGRGERGGPEAGAVANLLASRGITVTPAAGERQDGGSGRDDRRLPTAQELNLSSAISVHPPTQREREGSGRERDRDGFAVPQAPPTRSSVSNSNVERPPRPPTVDLTQDVPASGAQGTRHKCHQCDRSFPTASLLADHSRVHQQQQQSRMPFKCHLCTAGFSTQKGQQHHYQQFHQLHLSAGDVAIPLVDLRSPVNVQRMAALGIRSFLPLTNLQNRGAGGVVGVPILTLENLRNGHMTLQQWGVSDVLSLGPAKTLNMPR; the protein is encoded by the coding sequence GTGATCTCGCCAGCAACGGCAGCGTGAGCCAGTGGTCCGTGGGTGGCGTGGGCGAGCAGTACCCGCAGGGCTACTTCCCCCAGTACCAGTACCCTCAGCAGGCAGTGTACCCTGACCAgtccttctaccaccaccaccaggtgtACCAGCAGTCCTACTACTTCCAgccacaccaccaacaacaccacctacaccaacatcaccaccaccaccaccaccaccagcagtactCAGGCCAGGTTGCACACGGTGGCgggcagcaggtgcagcagtcTTCTCTAGGCCCTGAGCAGCAGCAGGCACATCAGCATcaggcacagcagcagcaggcacatCAGCAGCAGGAtcaagcacagcagcagcagcagcagcatcagcagcagggTGCCGAGGGCGGGCAGTGCTGGGAGTGCAGCGCGGTTCTCCAGGATGCGGCACTCCTGCGTAATCACGTGGCACTGTTTCACCCCTACGCACAAGTCTTCAGCTGCAGTCTGTGCCCGCATGTGTTCCCCAGCCACACCCagcttgcccaccactacaCCGCCTCCCACTTGGTAGGCGAGCTCGTCAGCTCCCCGGagggcagcagcagccagcGCCAGGCCGCGCCAGACGTCAAGGGCGAGACCGAGGCGCCGCCTCACCTCAAGCCCAAGAAGACCCCCGCCAGGAAGCGGCCTAAGGCGCGGCCCGGCCCCGCGGCGGGCAGCGAGGCGCCGCGGCAGGGTGCGGAGGGTGAGCGGTGCTGCGTGCCGTGCCTAGTGAGCAGCTTCCCCAGCCAGGCGGAGTTCGAGGCGCACCACGTGAGCCACGTGCGCGAGCGGAGTGTGCGCGTGCGCCTGAAGCCTCTCACTCGCTACCAGCTGAGGAAGGCCAAGGTCAAGGTGGAGTCAAGGAAGAAGAACTCGTCACTCAAGCTGAAGCTCAAAATATCCAAAGTGGGTCGTGGCCGAGGTCGTAAGCGCAGGGAGGTCAAAATCCTGAGTGAAGAGGGCATGAGTGACACCCCAAACAGTTTTCAGGACCAAGAAGGACTGGAAGCTGAGCCCCAGGAGGAGtcggagggcagggaggagggcggcgcggcggcggcggcggcgacggcggcggaGTGGGAAGAGAGTGGCGGAGACAGCGAGGAGCAGGAGGCCAGCAGGTCCTCTGCTGAGCCCCAGGAGTCAGAGGAGCGGCTGGAGCAAGACTCACTGCCCGGGCATGACGAGCTGGGGGTGGTCAAGGAGCAGGACGGACAGCAGGAGGACCTCCACTACCCGCAACAGGAACAGGACTACCACCAGCAGGAGCAGGACTACCAGCAGGAAGACCAGgaataccagcagcagcagcaggagcaggagcaggaacaggaacaggaacaggagcaggagcaggagcaggattACCAGCAGAATTACCCGCAGGACCTCTCCGAGCACAGTGAGCCGCCGGagcaggacaaggaggaagaagggtacCGGGAGGGCGGTGAGGGCGGCGAGCAGAGTGACGGCAGCAACAGCGGCTTCAACCCTGAGTTTGGCGAGCAGGAGCTGCAGTACGGCGAGGCGGAGGGCGGCGACGCTCAGCAGGCCTATCAGCCGCAGTTTGAGTCCTACCCCACCGCTAGCTGGTTCACCGATTACGAGTCTGGACCGCGGATAGCTGCGGCCATGGCGGGCGCCACGGCGACCGAGAATGCCAGCGACGGGGGAGCCTGGGCCGGGGGGGCGGAGGGCGCCGCAAACCCCTCGTACAGTGGCGGCTCCTCCCCCCAGGACAAGGGTTCCTCCGGGGGCCCGGTGAACGGTGGCACCAGCGAGGGTGACGGCGAGGACGGGCTGTTCAGTCAGGCGGTGTTGGGCCAGGAGTCCCCGGAGAAGAGCGACCGCCAGGGCAGCTTCGAGCAGCTGTGCCTCAACGATTCCTTCAGCGGCCAGGGCGAGGGCGAGGGCGACGAGgacccacagcagcagcagcagcagcagcagcaggaccaGCTGTCCTCGTCccacgagcagcagcagcagggcgcGGGCGTGGCCAGTGACCTGCTGTCAGAGCTGGAGTACTTGAACAACAGCGGGCAGGCCCAGGGCGACCTGCAGCCTGGCTCGCAGCCCGGCTCACAGTCAGGCCAGATAGATGGCTCCCCTCACAGCGGCGGCCCCTCCCCTCACAGCGGCGGCCCCTCGCCACACAGCGCTGGTCCCGGCACGCCCTCTCACCTCAGCTCCAGAGGCTCAAACTCCGGCACGCCCACCTCCTCAGGCGGCCACCCCACACCCCCGCCCTCAGACACGTCCTTCAGGGCCCTGGCCACCAGCCCCATCACCAGCCCCACCCAGCagcccacctccccctccctgcACAAGGGCGCCACTCCCCCTGTCACCTCCCCCCTGCAGCAGATCCACTCCCCGCAGCAGGctggagagcagcagcagcagcagcagcagcaacagcagcaggcgGGATCCGTGCCGCGCCTCACCATCGCCAACAACCTGATGGcgtccaccaccagcgccatcagctcccacctattggcctccaccaccaccaccagccaggccgGCGTGGGCATGATGGGCCGTTACGGGCAGCAATGGTCCCAGGCGGCGGGCTACACCGGCGCGGCGGGCTACCCAGGCCTGCCCGGCACCACCATCGCCAGCACCAACATGCCAGGCCCGCTGCGTGCCCCTCTGCCCCCCAACGTGGGCATGCAGTACCGCCCCAGCCCGCCCCCGCGTGTGCGGGGCAGACCACCCCTTATCGGGCACGTGGGACGTCCCCCACTCCACCAAGCAGCCCATCTGCAGCCCACCCGAGGCCCAGGCCGACCCCCGGCCTCCTCCATCTTGCCACCGCCCCTAATGCCAGCCCCAGGGGGTCGGGGAGGCATGATGCCGCCTCTGCAACGCATGCACCAGCCCATGTACCCCGGCCAGCGCCCCGCCGCCCCGCAGCAGCAGAGTGCCGCGGGTAAGAGACAGATGTTGGGCGCGGCGGGGCATTCGCCCAGCAAGACGGCGCGGCGCGAGGATATAAACGTGCCCTCGCGCCAGAAGGACAACGAGTGTCAGATCATCGCCGTGGCCAACAGGAGCGACGGTCTGCCCGTCATCTCCAACGTGCAGGGAGGCTCCGCTGCCCCTGCCCCACAGCGCGGCTCCGGCTCCGGCTCCGTGCCCGCCACCACCGAGTCAACCATCAACCTCAGCGACTCCATCACGCTCAGTGTCCGCGCCTCGGCGGGTGGCAAGGACGGCGGTGGGAGGGGGGAGCGCGGCGGCCCCGAGGCGGGAGCCGTGGCCAACCTGCTGGCCTCGAGGGGCATCACCGTCACCCCAGCTGCTGGTGAGCGGCAGGATGGCGGCAGTGGGCGTGACGACCGGCGGCTGCCCACGGCCCAAGAGCTGAACTTGTCCTCCGCCATCTCGGTGCACCCGCCCACGCAGCGGGAGCGCGAGGGCAGCGGCCGCGAGAGGGACAGGGATGGGTTTGCGGTGCCCCAGGCGCCACCCACGCGGAGCAGCGTGTCCAACAGCAACGTGGAGCGGCCGCCGCGGCCCCCTACCGTGGATCTGACGCAGGACGTGCCCGCCTCGGGGGCGCAGGGCACCAGGCACAAATGTCACCAGTGTGACCGCAGCTTCCCCACGGCCAGCCTGCTGGCGGACCATAGTCGCgtgcaccagcagcagcagcagtccagGATGCCCTTCAAGTGCCACCTGTGCACAGCGGGCTTCTCCACGCAGAAGGGGCAgcaacaccactaccagcagTTCCACCAGCTGCACCTGTCTGCCGGGGACGTGGCCATCCCGCTGGTGGACTTGCGCAGCCCCGTCAACGTGCAGCGCATGGCGGCGCTCGGCATCCGCTCCTTCCTACCGCTCACTAACTTGCAGAACCGCGGCGCCGGAGGCGTGGTGGGCGTGCCCATCCTCACCTTGGAGAACCTGCGCAACGGACACATGACGCTGCAGCAGTGGGGCGTCAGCGACGTGCTGTCCCTCGGCCCTGCCAAGACCCTTAACATGCCGCGGTAA
- the LOC123519874 gene encoding uncharacterized protein LOC123519874 isoform X2: protein MAGRGAVLLLLMVLATTLTEDSAGQDLTAAEDGLMDLLEAEGVAESWEARGKGPDFPEEVEAKLKKEEGKDKKRKVKKVGKKEEENEKRKKVKKEGKRGEEENEEKRRRRKKKKAKVGKVCPGGRCVDSSERCGDGRAVRTASCKSGVCCVTASKKQEDEPEDRHRRKCRSRGPCKKVWGKCMPKRIGCPKGQTMLVNSKQLKYCSKNKCVCCTDEKPQPECVSKKCAKRKGFCTTDKKECPGEIKVSKKFCSGTNCVCCLPSKSCKINSKCEDLGGTCVDIKLGACKTQPLVGKEYCKGGKKCGCCVPEEGDVWVYGWVYVWVYGWVYVWVYVSLIHFIYQFFLQVLFFFFFLFLI, encoded by the exons ATGGCAGGCCGAGGAGCTGTTCTTCTACTCCTGATGGTGTTGGCGACGACCCTGACGGAGGACTCGGCGGGGCAAGATCTAACTGCCGCTGAGGATGGACTGATGGACCTACTGGAGGCTGAGGGCGTGGCGGAGTCGTGGGAGGCGAGAGGAAAGGGTCCAGATTTTCCTGAAGAAGTGGAGGCGaaactgaagaaggaagagggaaaggataagaagaggaaggtaaagaaggtagggaagaaagaagaggagaatgaaaagaggaagaaggtgaagaaggaagggaagagaggagaagaggagaatgaagagaagaggaggaggaggaagaagaagaaggctaaggtcggaaag GTGTGTCcaggaggcaggtgtgtggacTCATCGGAGCGGTGCGGGGACGGTAGAGCGGTGCGGACTGCCTCTTGCAAGTCAGGTGTTTGTTGTGTGACAG catcgaaaaagcaggaagatgaACCAGAAGACAGACATAGGAGGA agTGCAGATCTCGTGGGCCCTGCAAGAAGGTTTGGGGGAAGTGCATGCCCAAGAGGATCGGATGCCCCAAAGGCCAGACAATGCTGGTTAATAGTAAGCAGCTCAAATACTGCAGcaaaaacaagtgtgtgtgcTGTACTGACGAGAAGCCACAGCCAG aaTGTGTCTCCAAGAAGTGTGCCAAGAGGAAAGGGTTTTGCACCACGGACAAGAAGGAGTGTCCAGGCGAGATCAAAGTCAGCAAGAAATTCTGCAGCGGCACCAACTGTGTGTGCTGTCTGC CCAGCAAATCATGCAAGATAAACTCAAAATGTGAGGACCTTGGCGGGACGTGTGTGGATATCAAACTCGGCGCCTGTAAAACCCAACCCCTCGTAGGGAAGGAATACTGCAAGGGCGGGAAGAAATGTGGATGTTGCGTCCCTGAAGAAGGTGATGTGTGGGTGTAtgggtgggtgtatgtgtgggtgtatgggtgggtgtatgtgtgggtgtatgtgtctcttattcattttatttatcaattttttttacaagtacttttttttttttttttcttgttcctaatTTGA
- the LOC123519887 gene encoding hornerin-like isoform X2 codes for MRLLPSSPLQENSSTAQGDLASNGSVSQWSVGGVGEQYPQGYFPQYQYPQQAVYPDQSFYHHHQVYQQSYYFQPHHQQHHLHQHHHHHHHHQQYSGQVAHGGGQQVQQSSLGPEQQQAHQHQAQQQQAHQQQDQAQQQQQQHQQQGAEGGQCWECSAVLQDAALLRNHVALFHPYAQVFSCSLCPHVFPSHTQLAHHYTASHLVGELVSSPEGSSSQRQAAPDVKGETEAPPHLKPKKTPARKRPKARPGPAAGSEAPRQGAEGERCCVPCLVSSFPSQAEFEAHHVSHVRERSVRVRLKPLTRYQLRKAKVKVESRKKNSSLKLKLKISKVGRGRGRKRREVKILSEEGMSDTPNSFQDQEGLEAEPQEESEGREEGGAAAAAATAAEWEESGGDSEEQEASRSSAEPQESEERLEQDSLPGHDELGVVKEQDGQQEDLHYPQQEQDYHQQEQDYQQEDQEYQQQQQEQEQEQEQEQEQEQEQDYQQNYPQDLSEHSEPPEQDKEEEGYREGGEGGEQSDGSNSGFNPEFGEQELQYGEAEGGDAQQAYQPQFESYPTASWFTDYESGPRIAAAMAGATATENASDGGAWAGGAEGAANPSYSGGSSPQDKGSSGGPVNGGTSEGDGEDGLFSQAVLGQESPEKSDRQGSFEQLCLNDSFSGQGEGEGDEDPQQQQQQQQQDQLSSSHEQQQQGAGVASDLLSELEYLNNSGQAQGDLQPGSQPGSQSGQIDGSPHSGGPSPHSGGPSPHSAGPGTPSHLSSRGSNSGTPTSSGGHPTPPPSDTSFRALATSPITSPTQQPTSPSLHKGATPPVTSPLQQIHSPQQAGEQQQQQQQQQQQAGSVPRLTIANNLMASTTSAISSHLLASTTTTSQAGVGMMGRYGQQWSQAAGYTGAAGYPGLPGTTIASTNMPGPLRAPLPPNVGMQYRPSPPPRVRGRPPLIGHVGRPPLHQAAHLQPTRGPGRPPASSILPPPLMPAPGGRGGMMPPLQRMHQPMYPGQRPAAPQQQSAAGKRQMLGAAGHSPSKTARREDINVPSRQKDNECQIIAVANRSDGLPVISNVQGGSAAPAPQRGSGSGSVPATTESTINLSDSITLSVRASAGGKDGGGRGERGGPEAGAVANLLASRGITVTPAAGERQDGGSGRDDRRLPTAQELNLSSAISVHPPTQREREGSGRERDRDGFAVPQAPPTRSSVSNSNVERPPRPPTVDLTQDVPASGAQGTRHKCHQCDRSFPTASLLADHSRVHQQQQQSRMPFKCHLCTAGFSTQKGQQHHYQQFHQLHLSAGDVAIPLVDLRSPVNVQRMAALGIRSFLPLTNLQNRGAGGVVGVPILTLENLRNGHMTLQQWGVSDVLSLGPAKTLNMPR; via the exons ATGCGGCTCCTTCCTTCCAGCCCCCTACAGGAGAACTCGTCAACAGCACAAG GTGATCTCGCCAGCAACGGCAGCGTGAGCCAGTGGTCCGTGGGTGGCGTGGGCGAGCAGTACCCGCAGGGCTACTTCCCCCAGTACCAGTACCCTCAGCAGGCAGTGTACCCTGACCAgtccttctaccaccaccaccaggtgtACCAGCAGTCCTACTACTTCCAgccacaccaccaacaacaccacctacaccaacatcaccaccaccaccaccaccaccagcagtactCAGGCCAGGTTGCACACGGTGGCgggcagcaggtgcagcagtcTTCTCTAGGCCCTGAGCAGCAGCAGGCACATCAGCATcaggcacagcagcagcaggcacatCAGCAGCAGGAtcaagcacagcagcagcagcagcagcatcagcagcagggTGCCGAGGGCGGGCAGTGCTGGGAGTGCAGCGCGGTTCTCCAGGATGCGGCACTCCTGCGTAATCACGTGGCACTGTTTCACCCCTACGCACAAGTCTTCAGCTGCAGTCTGTGCCCGCATGTGTTCCCCAGCCACACCCagcttgcccaccactacaCCGCCTCCCACTTGGTAGGCGAGCTCGTCAGCTCCCCGGagggcagcagcagccagcGCCAGGCCGCGCCAGACGTCAAGGGCGAGACCGAGGCGCCGCCTCACCTCAAGCCCAAGAAGACCCCCGCCAGGAAGCGGCCTAAGGCGCGGCCCGGCCCCGCGGCGGGCAGCGAGGCGCCGCGGCAGGGTGCGGAGGGTGAGCGGTGCTGCGTGCCGTGCCTAGTGAGCAGCTTCCCCAGCCAGGCGGAGTTCGAGGCGCACCACGTGAGCCACGTGCGCGAGCGGAGTGTGCGCGTGCGCCTGAAGCCTCTCACTCGCTACCAGCTGAGGAAGGCCAAGGTCAAGGTGGAGTCAAGGAAGAAGAACTCGTCACTCAAGCTGAAGCTCAAAATATCCAAAGTGGGTCGTGGCCGAGGTCGTAAGCGCAGGGAGGTCAAAATCCTGAGTGAAGAGGGCATGAGTGACACCCCAAACAGTTTTCAGGACCAAGAAGGACTGGAAGCTGAGCCCCAGGAGGAGtcggagggcagggaggagggcggcgcggcggcggcggcggcgacggcggcggaGTGGGAAGAGAGTGGCGGAGACAGCGAGGAGCAGGAGGCCAGCAGGTCCTCTGCTGAGCCCCAGGAGTCAGAGGAGCGGCTGGAGCAAGACTCACTGCCCGGGCATGACGAGCTGGGGGTGGTCAAGGAGCAGGACGGACAGCAGGAGGACCTCCACTACCCGCAACAGGAACAGGACTACCACCAGCAGGAGCAGGACTACCAGCAGGAAGACCAGgaataccagcagcagcagcaggagcaggagcaggaacaggaacaggaacaggagcaggagcaggagcaggattACCAGCAGAATTACCCGCAGGACCTCTCCGAGCACAGTGAGCCGCCGGagcaggacaaggaggaagaagggtacCGGGAGGGCGGTGAGGGCGGCGAGCAGAGTGACGGCAGCAACAGCGGCTTCAACCCTGAGTTTGGCGAGCAGGAGCTGCAGTACGGCGAGGCGGAGGGCGGCGACGCTCAGCAGGCCTATCAGCCGCAGTTTGAGTCCTACCCCACCGCTAGCTGGTTCACCGATTACGAGTCTGGACCGCGGATAGCTGCGGCCATGGCGGGCGCCACGGCGACCGAGAATGCCAGCGACGGGGGAGCCTGGGCCGGGGGGGCGGAGGGCGCCGCAAACCCCTCGTACAGTGGCGGCTCCTCCCCCCAGGACAAGGGTTCCTCCGGGGGCCCGGTGAACGGTGGCACCAGCGAGGGTGACGGCGAGGACGGGCTGTTCAGTCAGGCGGTGTTGGGCCAGGAGTCCCCGGAGAAGAGCGACCGCCAGGGCAGCTTCGAGCAGCTGTGCCTCAACGATTCCTTCAGCGGCCAGGGCGAGGGCGAGGGCGACGAGgacccacagcagcagcagcagcagcagcagcaggaccaGCTGTCCTCGTCccacgagcagcagcagcagggcgcGGGCGTGGCCAGTGACCTGCTGTCAGAGCTGGAGTACTTGAACAACAGCGGGCAGGCCCAGGGCGACCTGCAGCCTGGCTCGCAGCCCGGCTCACAGTCAGGCCAGATAGATGGCTCCCCTCACAGCGGCGGCCCCTCCCCTCACAGCGGCGGCCCCTCGCCACACAGCGCTGGTCCCGGCACGCCCTCTCACCTCAGCTCCAGAGGCTCAAACTCCGGCACGCCCACCTCCTCAGGCGGCCACCCCACACCCCCGCCCTCAGACACGTCCTTCAGGGCCCTGGCCACCAGCCCCATCACCAGCCCCACCCAGCagcccacctccccctccctgcACAAGGGCGCCACTCCCCCTGTCACCTCCCCCCTGCAGCAGATCCACTCCCCGCAGCAGGctggagagcagcagcagcagcagcagcagcaacagcagcaggcgGGATCCGTGCCGCGCCTCACCATCGCCAACAACCTGATGGcgtccaccaccagcgccatcagctcccacctattggcctccaccaccaccaccagccaggccgGCGTGGGCATGATGGGCCGTTACGGGCAGCAATGGTCCCAGGCGGCGGGCTACACCGGCGCGGCGGGCTACCCAGGCCTGCCCGGCACCACCATCGCCAGCACCAACATGCCAGGCCCGCTGCGTGCCCCTCTGCCCCCCAACGTGGGCATGCAGTACCGCCCCAGCCCGCCCCCGCGTGTGCGGGGCAGACCACCCCTTATCGGGCACGTGGGACGTCCCCCACTCCACCAAGCAGCCCATCTGCAGCCCACCCGAGGCCCAGGCCGACCCCCGGCCTCCTCCATCTTGCCACCGCCCCTAATGCCAGCCCCAGGGGGTCGGGGAGGCATGATGCCGCCTCTGCAACGCATGCACCAGCCCATGTACCCCGGCCAGCGCCCCGCCGCCCCGCAGCAGCAGAGTGCCGCGGGTAAGAGACAGATGTTGGGCGCGGCGGGGCATTCGCCCAGCAAGACGGCGCGGCGCGAGGATATAAACGTGCCCTCGCGCCAGAAGGACAACGAGTGTCAGATCATCGCCGTGGCCAACAGGAGCGACGGTCTGCCCGTCATCTCCAACGTGCAGGGAGGCTCCGCTGCCCCTGCCCCACAGCGCGGCTCCGGCTCCGGCTCCGTGCCCGCCACCACCGAGTCAACCATCAACCTCAGCGACTCCATCACGCTCAGTGTCCGCGCCTCGGCGGGTGGCAAGGACGGCGGTGGGAGGGGGGAGCGCGGCGGCCCCGAGGCGGGAGCCGTGGCCAACCTGCTGGCCTCGAGGGGCATCACCGTCACCCCAGCTGCTGGTGAGCGGCAGGATGGCGGCAGTGGGCGTGACGACCGGCGGCTGCCCACGGCCCAAGAGCTGAACTTGTCCTCCGCCATCTCGGTGCACCCGCCCACGCAGCGGGAGCGCGAGGGCAGCGGCCGCGAGAGGGACAGGGATGGGTTTGCGGTGCCCCAGGCGCCACCCACGCGGAGCAGCGTGTCCAACAGCAACGTGGAGCGGCCGCCGCGGCCCCCTACCGTGGATCTGACGCAGGACGTGCCCGCCTCGGGGGCGCAGGGCACCAGGCACAAATGTCACCAGTGTGACCGCAGCTTCCCCACGGCCAGCCTGCTGGCGGACCATAGTCGCgtgcaccagcagcagcagcagtccagGATGCCCTTCAAGTGCCACCTGTGCACAGCGGGCTTCTCCACGCAGAAGGGGCAgcaacaccactaccagcagTTCCACCAGCTGCACCTGTCTGCCGGGGACGTGGCCATCCCGCTGGTGGACTTGCGCAGCCCCGTCAACGTGCAGCGCATGGCGGCGCTCGGCATCCGCTCCTTCCTACCGCTCACTAACTTGCAGAACCGCGGCGCCGGAGGCGTGGTGGGCGTGCCCATCCTCACCTTGGAGAACCTGCGCAACGGACACATGACGCTGCAGCAGTGGGGCGTCAGCGACGTGCTGTCCCTCGGCCCTGCCAAGACCCTTAACATGCCGCGGTAA